The region GATGGAAGAAAATGCTtcgcaaaaattacaaatgggAGTCAAATTTGATAActcattatttcaaaatctagAGATTggtttacaaataaaaatgttacaaatatgATATCTTTTTGGTTAATTTAGTATCTCTTGTTAATCTAGACGTTTCTGTGCTTAATTcgaaatgaaactttatattgTTGCTTTGGGAGAAGGTAATTCGAAAGTAAAGGGTAATACAAAGTGTAAACTATGAAACCGGAATTTTGTATAATCGGgtagaagaaatatttattgctaaacaataataataatattattaaaatgtaatgtcGGATCTGTCGGGTAAAGTGggaatttaatgtattttatttactatattctatataaataatatataatctatatatctatataataaagaagtttCTGATATACCCCTCATCAGGAACCCATTTGTTCGTTCATTATTTTCCTAGCATATTTTAGCAATTAACAgttattattgcataaataagGTAGTCgactcattaattattaaagtagaACTTGACTGCGCGAaacttcaataaaatattctagtATTTTAAAGTTAGTCTcgtttactacgtttacgcgagcgttacttttgtagtaaaggccattgcacgtaacaaagttttagtcataatcgtaaggtcgtaagaaaatagactaatcacactcgattattcttcgagctcaaggagaataatcgactgtgattggtctattttcttacggccttacgattatgactaaaactttgttacgtgcaatggccttaacttacgataattccttcgtaaacaggattttgtagtaacttacgataatttactccgtgtaaacgagtgaattatcgtaagttactacagaagtaacgctcgcgtaaacgtagtaattaGGTGTCAGTGAAAACAGTCGTGaattataaaagttctttatgtaaatctaattttaGGTCCTTGTTGCATCTAAGTATCTTAAGTTATAcctaaaataaatcaattgtaATAAAGAATCATTAAGCTAATTTTTCTGCTGaacgtatatatatcataaaggGTGCATTCCTaagtttgttaataatattaaaaatccatAATTTACCTTTACGTAtgctatagattttcagtaccgTCAGTACATTTCAGAATACGCCTAACAAACGAATAAGGTTTTTAAACGGCGCTATGTGACAAAAGAAAGCATCCTTTGGTACAGAGATGCTAAATCTCATGGCGCCTGCGGGTCGGCCGTAACATGGGTGGAGGGGATACCCTCTAAAAGAGCTACGCATGTATACTGGGGAGTGGGGACTGCCACATTCATTTGTTCATTATTCATCTGACATCTCGCATCGTCTCACTGCGGTAGCTTAGAAATTTGATTTGATGAACAAGAAATCCGAGCCACATTTGTCTGTACACGCATTAGTGTAATAATTACATCATCTGGACGGTGTTCGAATACTTATTACCGATCAAGCATGTCATTAGAGAAACGTAAGATCTTGAGTTCAACTGATCAAGATTCAGCGGAAGAGCAAGTACATACAATGGAAGAAAAGCAAGTAAGTTCTTAAAAGTTCTTTTCTAAATTTCAttgattatgtattattagaACGTTAGAAAGCACATAAGATTTTGTATAAACGAATCAatacattaatgatatttCCTAAAGCGACAATTCCATACATTCTtcaaaacaaagaaaattcatAAACATTCATATCAAATCTATTTTCTACTagcatgtataatttaaataaaattaaaaaatttgatgtaaaaaaactACATCAGACAAATCCATTACGTTTATCAGAATTCaagatagaattttatttatatgtaatataaaaaaatacttaaaaaattggacttatacatatatacgtcaAAGTGCGCATgaggtatataaatataactgtctacttaaattcaatattataggATTTATAGATCGTGTAAGACTTACAATTAGGCAAGAAAGTTTACTaattattcttgaaatttgacgtaaaattatgatacaacttttttatttaagaaatcgATTGTCATCAACGAAACTAGCGGTGTTTAAGTTTTCTTCTACAATTTGGCAAtttattcaactttttttattgtctaataaaaatgttatttttatttaaaagaaaaaattaaatatacgatGTCCCAATAATCTCTATGTACTTTTAGTGGAATCGGATTTCACAAATGGCTCTTatctatttacatatataaatatgttattacatattaggatatttgtttgaaattaaatctcttttattaaaaggCATAGAAACTTTTAGGACATTTTGACGTTCGttcttttttcatcatttataattaagtaagttaattattttcagatttctgACAAAGAAGTTGAGATTATCCCTAGTGAGAATACTCTGGAAAAGGAGCAGACAGTATCTCCACCATTTTTACCTTCGTATATCAAGAGGTGTTCTCAGACAGATATTGAATCTACTATATTTGATTATACATGGACAATTGAACAATATAAGCGTTTTTCTACGATCAAACATATGATTCCGTCGTTTCCAGAAATAGGTCAATGCGAGATACTAATGAATGTTTTACGTGATGATAGTTCATTGATTGaaggaataaaattgaatatactTACTGATAACTCATTTCATGGTTCATGTACCACTGCTTTATTCCGAGAGTCTGGAGCATTATCATCAAGATCCATTTCAGGTCATATATCGAATATGACATTGTTAATTGAGTTCTTGAACCCAAGACAGTACCCAATTGATCTTGGAAAtactcttataataaattgcaagtttgaaattttttgtaatctgATAAGTAAAACTATATGTATGAATTTACTGCCATCGTCAACAAAACTTTCAAAAGATGTAACATATTTTGAAGACCCGAGCTTTGATAAGTTCGAGTATAAATATGAGGaatcaatcaaatttatagTAGGAGGAAAACCACATGTTATATCAAGAAAATCGTTGTGCGCCATTAATAGTACTTACTTTAAGAATATCTGCCTTACAcataaggaaatagaaaaagatatgaCAAATGAATTAGTAACGGATAAGGAAATACGATCtttttatcagattttattatatattgcaacTGGCAAAATAGAACAACGTTATTATGACAGATATGACTGgcttaaagatttattaatagcAGCTGATAAGTATGATGTACcaagtttaaaattaacgtGTGAACATTATTTGCTACACCATATTACCATTTACAATGCTATGGAATTTATACAGTTTGCGTTGTTTtctaatgcaaaatttttggGAACACATTCGgcaacttttattaaattacacatAGAAGTGATTAGGAATACTGATCAATTTCGAGGTCTACCAcaagagaatttaattaagataatggAATTGATTGAGAAAAGTAAATTACCTGAAGGCAGTACTCATTCTTTGTTACCGTTTAAGGCAGATAAGGAACTTACATTTGCAAATATTGGAGTGTAATATTGCATGTAATACTGCAGTCCTAAATTCATAGAAtatgataaagatatttttcttatataattaggATTTTTTCTTTGCTACATATATTCTAGCTTTTAACTTTTG is a window of Temnothorax longispinosus isolate EJ_2023e chromosome 1, Tlon_JGU_v1, whole genome shotgun sequence DNA encoding:
- the LOC139816660 gene encoding uncharacterized protein yields the protein MSLEKRKILSSTDQDSAEEQVHTMEEKQISDKEVEIIPSENTLEKEQTVSPPFLPSYIKRCSQTDIESTIFDYTWTIEQYKRFSTIKHMIPSFPEIGQCEILMNVLRDDSSLIEGIKLNILTDNSFHGSCTTALFRESGALSSRSISGHISNMTLLIEFLNPRQYPIDLGNTLIINCKFEIFCNLISKTICMNLLPSSTKLSKDVTYFEDPSFDKFEYKYEESIKFIVGGKPHVISRKSLCAINSTYFKNICLTHKEIEKDMTNELVTDKEIRSFYQILLYIATGKIEQRYYDRYDWLKDLLIAADKYDVPSLKLTCEHYLLHHITIYNAMEFIQFALFSNAKFLGTHSATFIKLHIEVIRNTDQFRGLPQENLIKIMELIEKSKLPEGSTHSLLPFKADKELTFANIGV